One segment of Alligator mississippiensis isolate rAllMis1 chromosome 13, rAllMis1, whole genome shotgun sequence DNA contains the following:
- the AMDHD2 gene encoding N-acetylglucosamine-6-phosphate deacetylase isoform X2, producing MPSNKSVSDAPIFQFTNCRILRNSQLQREDLWVREGKILNPEKLFFDEKGFADIQLDCKDSIIAPGFIDVQINGGFGVDFSLATDDFKSGINLVSQKILSHGVTSFCPTLVTSPPSVYHKVVPQISVRNGGAHGAGVLGAHLEGPFISREKKGAHPEHCLRTFESGAFQDLLATYGALDCIRIVTLAPEMKRSGEVIEELTKRGICVSLGMVLVTDAIAGMGLAPGRHTLGQQVIEIDGLNTYIAGTKTLSGSVATMDTCVRHFLEATGCTVETALEAASLHPAQLLGIEHKKGTLDYDSDADFLMLDNSLHVQATYIAGEQVWRQDSFTI from the exons ATGCCATCCAATAAGTCTGTCTCAGATGCCCCAATCTTCCAGTTCACAAACTGCCGGATATTGAGAAATAGCCAACTGCAGAG GGAGGACCTGTGGGTGAGAGAAGGGAAGATCCTCAACCCAGAAAAGCTCTTCTTCGATGAGAAGGGGTTTGCTGATATTCAGCTGGATTGTAAGGATAGCATCATTGCTCCCGGATTTATCGATGTGCAGATCAATG GAGGCTTTGGGgtggatttctccctggctactgATGACTTCAAATCAGGGATCAACCTGGTTAGTCAGAAGATTCTCTCCCACGGAGTGACCTCCTTCTGCCCCACCCTGGTGACCTCCCCACCGTCAGTCTACCACAAG GTTGTTCCTCAGATCAGCGTAAGAAATGGAGGAGCCCACGGAGCAGGTGTCCTGG GAGCCCATCTGGAGGGGCCTTTTATAAGTAGAGAGAAGAAGGGGGCTCATCCAGAGCACTGCCTTCGCACCTTCGAGTCAGGAGCCTTCCAGGACCTGCTTGCCACCTATGGGGCCCTGGACTGCATCCGGATTGTCACTCTGGCCCCTGAGATGAAGAGGAGTGGTGAGGTGATCGAGGAACTCACTAAACGAGGCATCTGTGTCTCACTGG GCATGGTGCTGGTGACAGATGCCATTGCTGGAATGGGGCTGGCTCCAGGAAGGCACACCCTGGGCCAGCAGGTGATTGAGATAGATGGGCTGAACACCTACATTGCAG GGACAAAAACCCTGAGTGGCAGCGTAGCAACCATGGATACATGTGTTCGACACTTCCTAGAAGCTACAG GGTGCACAGTGGAGACAGCACTGGAGGCTGCGTCTCTCCACCCAGCCCAACTCCTAGGAATTGAGCACAAAAAGGGGACCCTGGACTATGATTCAGATGCAG ATTTCCTGATGCTGGATAACAGCCTGCATGTCCAAGCCACATACATCGCAGGTGAGCAAGTCTGGAGGCAGGACTCCTTTACTATATGA
- the AMDHD2 gene encoding N-acetylglucosamine-6-phosphate deacetylase isoform X1 encodes MPSNKSVSDAPIFQFTNCRILRNSQLQREDLWVREGKILNPEKLFFDEKGFADIQLDCKDSIIAPGFIDVQINGGFGVDFSLATDDFKSGINLVSQKILSHGVTSFCPTLVTSPPSVYHKVVPQISVRNGGAHGAGVLGAHLEGPFISREKKGAHPEHCLRTFESGAFQDLLATYGALDCIRIVTLAPEMKRSGEVIEELTKRGICVSLGHSVANLSQAEEAVQHGATFITHLFNAMLPFHHRDPGIVGLLTSDKIPTGRRVFYGMISDGIHTNPAALRIAHRAHPKGMVLVTDAIAGMGLAPGRHTLGQQVIEIDGLNTYIAGTKTLSGSVATMDTCVRHFLEATGCTVETALEAASLHPAQLLGIEHKKGTLDYDSDADFLMLDNSLHVQATYIAGEQVWRQDSFTI; translated from the exons ATGCCATCCAATAAGTCTGTCTCAGATGCCCCAATCTTCCAGTTCACAAACTGCCGGATATTGAGAAATAGCCAACTGCAGAG GGAGGACCTGTGGGTGAGAGAAGGGAAGATCCTCAACCCAGAAAAGCTCTTCTTCGATGAGAAGGGGTTTGCTGATATTCAGCTGGATTGTAAGGATAGCATCATTGCTCCCGGATTTATCGATGTGCAGATCAATG GAGGCTTTGGGgtggatttctccctggctactgATGACTTCAAATCAGGGATCAACCTGGTTAGTCAGAAGATTCTCTCCCACGGAGTGACCTCCTTCTGCCCCACCCTGGTGACCTCCCCACCGTCAGTCTACCACAAG GTTGTTCCTCAGATCAGCGTAAGAAATGGAGGAGCCCACGGAGCAGGTGTCCTGG GAGCCCATCTGGAGGGGCCTTTTATAAGTAGAGAGAAGAAGGGGGCTCATCCAGAGCACTGCCTTCGCACCTTCGAGTCAGGAGCCTTCCAGGACCTGCTTGCCACCTATGGGGCCCTGGACTGCATCCGGATTGTCACTCTGGCCCCTGAGATGAAGAGGAGTGGTGAGGTGATCGAGGAACTCACTAAACGAGGCATCTGTGTCTCACTGG GTCACTCTGTGGCTAATCTCtctcaggcagaggaagctgtCCAGCATGGTGCTACCTTTATCACTCACTTGTTCAATGCCATGTTACCC TTCCACCATCGAGACCCTGGGATTGTTGGGCTGCTAACAAGTGACAAGATCCCCACCGGGCGGAGGGTGTTCTATGGCATGATATCAGATGGCATCCACACCAACCCTGCTGCTCTGAGGATCGCACATCGTGCCCATCCCAAAG GCATGGTGCTGGTGACAGATGCCATTGCTGGAATGGGGCTGGCTCCAGGAAGGCACACCCTGGGCCAGCAGGTGATTGAGATAGATGGGCTGAACACCTACATTGCAG GGACAAAAACCCTGAGTGGCAGCGTAGCAACCATGGATACATGTGTTCGACACTTCCTAGAAGCTACAG GGTGCACAGTGGAGACAGCACTGGAGGCTGCGTCTCTCCACCCAGCCCAACTCCTAGGAATTGAGCACAAAAAGGGGACCCTGGACTATGATTCAGATGCAG ATTTCCTGATGCTGGATAACAGCCTGCATGTCCAAGCCACATACATCGCAGGTGAGCAAGTCTGGAGGCAGGACTCCTTTACTATATGA